A part of Arachis hypogaea cultivar Tifrunner chromosome 12, arahy.Tifrunner.gnm2.J5K5, whole genome shotgun sequence genomic DNA contains:
- the LOC112726919 gene encoding protein NETWORKED 1D, whose translation MATLAHANSRRMYSWWWDSHISPKNSKWLQENLTDMDVKVKQMIKLIEEDADSFARRAEMYYKKRPELMKLVEEFYRAYRALAERYDHATGVIRHAHRTMSEAFPNQVPMMLTDDLPETEPRTPDSRHPSRAFDLNGANTEDHDSSINKTGLKHLNDLSIPREHENFSKFPEGNARRGLDFHDSQEDGGGLNNGSHDEKTQALSESERVTKTETEILALKKAIAKLEDEKEAGLLQYQQSLERLSNLESEVSSAQENSRKLDERASKAEAEVQALKEALKELQAEREASLLRYQECLEKISNLENNISFSQKDAGELNERAAKAETEVESLKQDLARVEAEKETALVQYQQCLETLSKLEERLKEAEENARRITEQANAAEHEIEVMKLEIAKLTEEKEDAALRYQQCLEIISSLEHKLSCAEEEMRRLHSQINEGIEKLRNSEEKCLLLETSNHTLHSELQSLAQKMGSQNEELSEKQKELGKIWSCLQEERLRFIEAETAFQTLQDLHAQSQEELRSLAADLHGKAETLENVESQKQALQDEVHRVNEENKILNELKISSSLSMQNLQDEILKLRETIEKVEQEVELRVDERNALQQEIYCLKEELNDMNKRHETLMVEVRSTGFDPECFGSSVKELQDENTKLKETVETDKGEKAALHEKLEIMEKLLEKNSVLENSLSDLNAELESVRGKVKALEETCESLLAEKSMLLAEKAALFSQLQTTSENLENLSEKNKLLENSLFDVNAELEGLKVKSTTLEDTCKLLDNEKSSVISEKETLLSQWNITQQTLQDLEKQHSELEMQHLELKGERESALKKVEELLVSLYSVREEHSRVTKLSENELAEKESQIHALQEDADLQKKEYEEELDRAMHAQIEIFILQKSIQDLENKNFSLLIESQRLLEASKLSERMISKLETENVRKQDDVDSLSEKIRILRIGLLQVLKTLNTDGKHLHEDTHEEDQMLLNRIHQKLQDANESFDTVFSESQQVAVENSVLVMFLGEMKQKLENLVTERDALDEEFKIQSKQFLALQIEVQKILEKNQELKLTIYKGEERMEIMTSEIENLRKQVADLEEGNKFLNEENSKVFEEKKSLTGRFLDLGEEKSKLEEEMCFVIREIIAQSNISVIYENIIFEKLMQLKELDEDHQKLCSINNDLEERLKLMVGKLEHSEMENSHLKELFVKSNVELKLVESVNDQLSCEITNEKELLSRKENELLEAATLFNALLAEKTELHRMVEDLKFKYDEVTGILKDQANQILKLSSDKDCQTEELEHLCEVNQKLENEMRHLHQQLGETKLREKELSYEVQKGTDEIEEWETQATTLYAELQISSVIETLFEGKVCELSDACENLERENHSKELESEQLKERVSQLEGENGRLHGQLAAYVPAVAALTDSVTSLEMQTVTNQKPHGDEESKVQKMLVDHENTDSGQQTSEDRTVVAPDALADLQRRILAIETAVKLINESRHASQANEANENRNGAASDLRTGKSRPDVPVTEIEVLPKDIMLDQISECSSYGISRRDTPEADDKMLGLWESANTPNFTDEPSGYNRRGATKDSKSKHPSSESLVEKELSVDKLEISRRMKQAHEEGNKSKVLERLDSDAQKLINLQITIQDLMKKMEITEKSAKGKGVDYDAAKGQLEAAQETVTKLSDANSKLTKNVKEGTLSSGRKDSADLDESGSVGKERGVLEQARRGSEKIGQLQLEVQRLQFLLLKLDGGKENKEKARFMDRSPRVLLRDYLYGGARNNQQKKKKKGFCACVRPPTKGD comes from the exons ATGGCGACTCTAGCTCATGCGAATTCTAGGAGAATGTATTCATGGTGGTGGGACAGCCACATAAGCCCAAAGAATTCAAAATGGCTCCAAGAAAATCTGACTG ACATGGATGTGAAGGTGAAGCAAATGATTAAGCTTATTGAAGAAGATGCTGATTCATTTGCACGGAGAGCAGAAATGTATTATAAAAAACGGCCAGAGCTTATGAAATTGGTCGAAGAGTTTTATCGGGCTTATCGGGCATTGGCTGAAAGATATGACCATGCAACTGGAGTGATCCGCCATGCACATCGAACAATGTCCGAAGCATTTCCTAATCAAGTTCCAATGATGCTGACAGATGATTTACCAGAGACTGAGCCACGCACACCGGATTCGCGGCACCCCTCACGTGCATTCGACCTCAATGGAGCTAATACTGAAGATCATGATTCTTCTATAAACAAAACAGGTTTAAAACACCTCAATGATCTTTCTATCCCCAGAGAACATGAAAATTTTTCGAAGTTTCCAGAAGGAAATGCTAGAAGGGGTCTCGATTTTCATGACTCACAAGAGGATGGTGGAGGGCTAAACAATGGAAGCCACGATGAAAAAACTCAAGCCTTGTCAGAATCTGAACGGGTGACAAAAACTGAGACAGAAATTTTGGCCTTAAAGAAAGCCATTGCTAAATTAGAAGATGAAAAGGAAGCTGGTTTGCTTCAGTATCAGCAGAGTTTGGAGAGATTATCTAATCTTGAATCAGAAGTTTCTTCTGCACAAGAGAATTCTCGGAAACTTGATGAGCGAGCAAGTAAAGCTGAAGCTGAAGTTCAAGCCTTGAAGGAAGCCCTCAAAGAATTACAAGCTGAAAGGGAAGCTAGTCTTCTTCGATATCAGGAATGCTTGGAGAAAATATCTAATCTGGAgaataatatttctttttctcaAAAGGATGCAGGAGAACTCAATGAACGAGCTGCTAAAGCGGAAACAGAAGTCGAGTCTCTAAAGCAGGACCTTGCTAGAGTTGAAGCTGAAAAGGAAACTGCCCTTGTTCAATATCAACAGTGTCTGGAGACATTATCGAAATTGGAGGAGAGGTTAAAAGAAGCTGAggaaaatgcaagaagaattacTGAGCAGGCTAATGCAGCTGAACATGAAATCGAGGTGATGAAGTTAGAAATTGCTAAACTCACTGAAGAGAAGGAAGATGCTGCTTTGCGTTATCAGCAATGCTTGGAGATAATTTCCAGTTTGGAGCATAAACTCTCTTGTGCCGAAGAGGAAATGCGTAGGCTACATTCCCAGATAAATGAAGGGATTGAAAAGTTACGCAATTCCGAAGAGAAGTGTCTTCTCTTGGAGACATCAAATCACACTCTGCATTCTGAATTGCAGTCTTTAGCCCAAAAGATGGGATCTCAAAATGAAGAACTAAGTGAGAAGCAGAAAGAGTTGGGGAAAATTTGGAGTTGCTTACAAGAGGAGAGGCTGCGGTTCATTGAGGCCGAAACTGCATTCCAAACTCTTCAGGATTTGCATGCCCAATCTCAGGAAGAGCTTAGATCTCTTGCTGCCGACCTTCACGGTAAGGCTGAAACTCTGGAGAATGTGGAATCACAGAAGCAGGCTTTACAGGATGAAGTACACAGGGTCAATGAGGAAAACAAGATTCTAAATGAGCTCAAAATTTCTTCATCTCTATCTATGCAGAATTTGCAGGATGAGATATTGAAACTCAGGGAGACTATAGAGAAAGTGGAGCAGGAGGTTGAGCTGCGAGTTGATGAAAGAAATGCTCTTCAGCAAGAAATTTACTGTCTTAAGGAGGAGCTTAATGATATGAATAAAAGACATGAAACTCTGATGGTCGAAGTGAGGTCAACGGGCTTTGATCCAGAGTGTTTCGGGTCATCTGTGAAAGAATTACAAGACGAGAACACGAAGTTGAAGGAGACGGTCGAGACTGACAAAGGTGAGAAAGCAGCCCTTCATGAAAAACTGGAGATCATGGAGAAACTTCTAGAGAAAAATTCCGTTCTAGAGAATTCCCTTTCAGACTTGAATGCCGAGCTAGAGAGTGTCAGAGGAAAGGTAAAGGCGTTGGAAGAAACATGCGAATCCTTGCTTGCGGAGAAATCAATGCTTCTTGCCGAGAAGGCCGCCTTATTTTCCCAGTTACAAACAACTTCTGAAAATCTGGAGAATCTCTCAGAAAAGAACAAACTTTTAGAAAATTCACTGTTTGATGTGAATGCTGAACTTGAAGGATTAAAGGTAAAGTCGACGACCTTAGAAGACACGTGCAAGTTACTTGACAATGAGAAGTCCAGTGTCATCTCTGAGAAAGAAACCTTACTTTCACAGTGGAACATCACACAGCAAACACTGCAAGATCTTGAAAAACAGCACAGTGAATTGGAGATGCAGCATTTGGAattaaaaggagagagagagtctGCACTGAAAAAGGTTGAAGAGTTACTGGTTTCCCTATATTCCGTGAGGGAAGAGCATTCCAGAGTCACTAAGTTGAGTGAAAATGAATTGGCTGAGAAGGAATCACAAATTCATGCTCTACAAGAAGATGCAGATCTCCAGAAGAAGGAATATGAGGAGGAACTGGACAGAGCAATGCATGCTCAAATAGAAATTTTTATCTTGCAGAAAAGTATTCAGGATTTGGAGAACAAGAACTTTTCCCTTCTAATTGAGAGTCAGAGGCTTTTGGAGGCATCAAAGTTGTCCGAGAGAATGATATCTAAACTGGAGACCGAAAATGTTCGGAAACAGGATGATGTGGATTCTTTGTCTGAGAAAATCAGAATACTAAGAATTGGGCTGCTTCAGGTACTGAAAACTCTCAACACTGATGGCAAACATTTGCATGAAGATACGCATGAAGAAGATCAGATGCTTCTAAACCGTATACATCAAAAGCTTCAAGATGCAAATGAGTCCTTTGACACAGTTTTCAGTGAAAGCCAGCAAGTGGCTGTTGAGAATTCGGTTCTGGTTATGTTCCTTGGGGAAATGAAACAAAAGTTAGAGAATCTTGTGACAGAAAGAGATGCACTCGACGAGGAATTCAAGATCCAGTCGAAGCAGTTCTTGGCATTGCAAATCGAGGTCCAGAAGATATTGGAGAAGAATCAGGAGTTGAAGTTGACAATATACAAGGGAGAAGAGAGAATGGAAATAATGACATCCGAAATAGAGAATCTGCGAAAACAGGTGGCAGACTTGGAAGAGGGAAACAAATTCTTGAATGAAGAAAATAGCAAAGTATTCGAAGAGAAGAAGTCCTTGACAGGAAGATTTCTAGATCTTGGCGAAGAGAAAAGTAAGTTGGAAGAAGAAATGTGTTTTGTGATCCGCGAGATAATAGCTCAGTCTAATATTTCTGTGATCTACGAGAACATTATCTTCGAGAAACTCATGCAGCTTaaagaattagatgaagatcATCAGAAGCTTTGTTCGATAAACAATGACCTTGAAGAGAGATTGAAACTAATGGTGGGAAAATTAGAGCATTCAGAAATGGAAAATTCACATCTCAAAGAGTTATTTGTGAAGTCAAATGTTGAATTGAAGTTAGTTGAATCTGTCAATGATCAATTGAGTTGTGAGATTACAAATGAAAAGGAATTGCTCTCCAGAAAGGAAAATGAGCTTTTGGAAGCAGCCACACTGTTTAATGCTTTGCTCGCCGAGAAAACAGAATTGCATAGAATGGTGGAAGATCTGAAGTTTAAGTATGATGAGGTGACTGGGATACTTAAAGACCAGGCGAATCAAATTCTGAAATTATCCTCGGATAAGGATTGCCAAACTGAAGAGCTCGAACACCTTTGCGAAGTGAATCAGAAGTTGGAGAATGAAATGAGGCACCTGCATCAACAACTTGGTGAAACTAAGTTGAGAGAAAAGGAGTTGAGTTATGAGGTGCAGAAGGGAACGGACGAGATTGAAGAATGGGAAACTCAGGCTACAACACTCTATGCTGAACTGCAAATTTCTTCTGTCATTGAAACATTGTTTGAAGGGAAGGTCTGTGAACTATCCGATGCGTGCGAGAATCTTGAACGCGAAAACCACTCTAAAGAACTGGAAAGTGAGCAGCTGAAGGAAAGAGTTAGCCAGTTGGAAGGCGAAAATGGAAGACTGCATGGTCAGTTAGCTGCTTATGTCCCGGCAGTTGCCGCTTTAACCGATAGTGTAACATCTCTGGAAATGCAGACTGTTACAAATCAAAAACCTCATGGCGATGAAGAATCTAAG GTTCAAAAGATGTTGGTAGATCATGAAAACACGGACAGTGGTCAACAAACAAGTGAAGATCGGACTGTCGTGGCACCGGATGCACTCGCAGACCTGCAGAGGAGGATCCTGGCAATTGAAACAGCAGTGAAGCTGATAAATGAAAGCAGGCATGCTTCTCAAGCGAATGAAGCGAATGAGAATCGGAATGGAGCCGCTTCAGACCTGAGAACAGGGAAATCAAGGCCAGATGTTCCTGTAACCGAGATTGAAGTTCTGCCAAAAGACATCATGCTTGATCAAATCTCTGAGTGTTCATCATATGGGATAAGTAGGAGAGATACACCTGAGGCTGATGATAAGATGCTCGGCTTATGGGAAAGTGCCAATACACCGAATTTCACGGATGAACCGAGTGGCTACAATCGAAGAGGAGCAACCAAGGATTCGAAAAGTAAGCATCCTTCGTCGGAGTCTTTGGTGGAAAAGGAGTTGAGTGTGGACAAATTAGAGATCTCGAGACGAATGAAGCAGGCACACGAGGAAGGCAACAAGAGCAAAGTTCTAGAAAGGCTTGATTCCGATGCGCAGAAGTTGATAAACCTTCAAATAACCATACAAGATTTGATGAAGAAGATGGAGATTACTGAGAAAAGCGCAAAGGGAAAAGGTGTTGACTATGATGCTGCGAAAGGACAACTTGAAGCTGCTCAAGAGACCGTCACGAAGCTCTCCGATGCCAACAGTAAGCTGACAAAGAATGTCAAAGAAGGTACATTGTCTTCCGGCAGGAAGGACTCGGCAGACTTGGATGAGAGCGGAAGCGTCGGCAAAGAGAGAGGAGTCTTGGAACAGGCACGGCGAGGATCCGAAAAAATAGGACAACTGCAGCTAGAGGTTCAAAGATTGCAGTTTCTGCTTCTGAAACTTGATGGTGGAAAAGAAAACAAGGAGAAAGCAAGATTCATGGATCGAAGTCCTCGAGTACTTTTGCGCGATTATCTCTACGGCGGCGCAAGAAACAaccagcagaagaagaagaagaaaggtttTTGTGCATGTGTGAGACCTCCAACCAAAGGAGATTGA
- the LOC112726920 gene encoding sulfate transporter 3.1 — translation MGNVDYSSYPSSMNSDESEQHPRVVVPPPQPFFKFLKYSLKETFFPDDPLRRFKNQPPSKRLILGLQYFFPIFEWGPSYTFQFLKSDLIAGITIASLAIPQGISYAKLANLPPILGLYSSFIPPLIYAMMGSSRDLAVGTVAVGSLLLGSMLSSEVNPIQNPNLFLHLAFTSTFFAGIFQASLGLFRLGFIVDFLSHATIVGFMGGAATVVCLQQLKSILGLQHFTHRADIISVMRSVFSQTHQWRWESAVLGFTFIFFLLLTRYFSKRKPKLFWVSAMAPLTSVILGSFLVYFTHAENHGVQVIGELKKGLNPPSMGDLVFVSPYMSTAIRTGIVVGIIALAEGIAVGRSFAMFKNYHIDGNKEMIAIGTMNVLGSFTSCYLTTGPFSRSAVNYNAGCKTAVSNIVMSIAVMLTLLFLTPLFHYTPLVVLAAIIVSAMLGLIDYEAAIHLWNVDKFDFFVCMSAYIGVVFGSVEIGLVIAVALSVLRVLLFVTRPRTFVLGNIPNSGIYRNVEQYQNANHVPGIIILEIDAPIYFANASYLRERITRWIDDEEDRIKDTGETSLQYVILDMSAVGNIDTSGISMLEEVNKIADRRGLQLVMVNPGSEVMKKLNKSKFQEKIGEKWIYLTVEEAVGACNFMLHTCKPNSKKDESEGWNKV, via the exons ATGGGTAATGTTGATTATTCATCATACCCTTCATCCATGAATAGTGATGAGAGTGAACAACATCCTCGTGTGGTTGTTCCACCACCACAACCATTTTTCAAGTTTCTAAAATACTCATTGAAGGAGACATTCTTTCCGGACGACCCGTTGAGGAGGTTCAAGAACCAGCCTCCTTCGAAGAGGTTGATTCTTGGCCTCCAGTATTTCTTCCCGATATTTGAATGGGGTCCGAGCTATACGTTTCAGTTCTTGAAATCGGACCTCATTGCCGGAATCACCATTGCTAGCTTGGCCATACCTCAAGGAATCAGTTATGCTAAGCTTGCAAACTTGCCTCCAATTCTTGGATTAT ATTCAAGTTTCATACCACCGCTGATTTATGCAATGATGGGAAGCTCAAGGGACTTAGCAGTGGGAACTGTGGCAGTTGGATCTCTTCTTTTGGGTTCAATGTTGTCAAGTGAAGTTAATCCAATTCAGAATCCAAATCTTTTTCTCCACCTTGCTTTCACTTCTACTTTCTTTGCCGGAATTTTCCAAGCTTCATTGGGTCTATTCAG GCTAGGGTTTATAGTGGATTTTCTGTCACATGCAACCATAGTAGGGTTCATGGGAGGAGCAGCCACTGTGGTTTGCTTACAACAACTCAAATCCATTCTTGGTCTTCAACATTTCACTCACCGTGCTGATATCATCTCAGTTATGCGCTCTGTTTTTTCCCAAACTCATCAG TGGAGATGGGAGAGCGCAGTGTTAGGATTTACCTTCATTTTCTTCCTCCTTCTCACAAGATATTTT AGCAAAAGAAAACCAAAGTTGTTTTGGGTATCAGCAATGGCACCGTTAACGTCCGTTATATTGGGAAGCTTTCTCGTCTATTTCACTCACGCTGAGAACCACGGCGTTCAAGTG ATAGGAGAATTGAAGAAAGGGTTGAATCCGCCATCAATGGGGGATTTGGTGTTTGTGTCGCCATACATGAGCACAGCAATAAGAACAGGGATTGTTGTTGGAATCATAGCACTTGCTGAAGGAATAGCAGTTGGAAGAAGCTTTGCAATGTTTAAGAATTACCATATTGATGGCAATAAAGAGATGATAGCTATTGGCACCATGAATGTTCTTGGTTCTTTCACCTCTTGCTACCTCACAACAG GGCCATTTTCACGTTCAGCTGTGAACTATAATGCTGGATGCAAGACAGCAGTATCAAACATAGTGATGTCAATTGCAGTGATGCTAACGTTGTTGTTCCTAACACCGTTGTTCCATTACACACCCCTTGTGGTGCTAGCAGCCATTATTGTTTCTGCAATGCTTGGCCTCATAGATTATGAAGCTGCAATTCATCTTTGGAACGTTGACAAGTTTGACTTTTTTGTGTGCATGAGTGCTTACATTGGTGTCGTCTTTGGTAGTGTTGAAATTGGCCTTGTCATTGCG GTTGCATTATCTGTGCTTAGGGTACTTCTATTTGTTACAAGACCAAGGACATTTGTTTTAGGGAACATTCCAAATTCTGGTATATACAGAAATGTTGAGCAATACCAAAATGCAAATCATGTTCCCGGAATCATAATTCTAGAGATTGATGCACCAATTTACTTTGCCAATGCAAGCTATTTAAGAGAGAG GATCACAAGGTggattgatgatgaagaagatagAATTAAAGATACTGGGGAGACAAGTTTGCAGTATGTTATATTGGATATGAGTG CTGTTGGGAACATTGATACAAGTGGCATAAGCATGCTTGAAGAGGTTAATAAGATTGCAGATAGAAGAGGGCTACAA CTTGTTATGGTCAACCCTGGAAGTGAGGTGATGAAGAAACTCAACAAATCCAAATTCCAAGAGAAAATTGGTGAAAAATGGATATATTTGACAGTTGAAGAAGCTGTTGGAGCATGCAACTTCATGTTACATACATGCAAACCAAATTCCAAGAAAGATGAATCAGAGGGTTGGAACAAAGTCTGA